Within the Gracilinema caldarium DSM 7334 genome, the region CCAACTACACCAAGGAACTATTCTACTACGTTTTGCTCCCTTTAGTAAAAATGCTAAGGGAACTGTTTTTTATGCAATATTTGAAAATAGAAACAATCCTAAAGCAGCATTTGCCATTCGTTTGTGTATAGACTCTGATAAACTTATTCTTAAAGCTCAGGTTGATGAAAATTCAATCCAAACGACTACATTGCATACTATGTTAGAACCACTTACTTTTTATACTATCGAATTACTTTTACAACAGAAAGGATCCAATATAACGATAGCAACAGCCCCCAATACCAGTCCGGTACTTACATTACCACTTCCAGATGATTTTGTATATGCAAATGAAGGTTCATTTGGTTTTGGTGAACAACAACTGGAAACTACAGACATTTCACTTTACCAAAGTCCAATTCCAGAACAACTTTTAAACGATAGTACGCTGACCTCTATGACAAATACGGAGCTTCATACACTATTTCCCATCATTGCAATAATTGACGAGTTTGGTGTCAAGTTATAAAATCTGCAAACCATAAAAAGATTTCTTCTATGCTTTGATTTTTATCTATTGTTGTACTATATTCTAGATAGTTTTTATTGCTGAGGAGGATTTATGTTAAAAAATCGATTCTGGGGACCCTTAATTACAGCCTTCTTTGTTATTTCGTGTGTATCATCACCTGAACCTAAAGCTCAACAAGAAGAAATGCCAAGTGCATCAGTCCCAGCTCCTAAATCTGATGCCAGAAAAAGAGCTCAAGAGCTTATTACTGGTGAAAAGATGGCAGACGAAGCTTCAACAAAATCAGACAATACTCCAACAGAAACAACAAAAATAGGAACAGAAAAACCTGTATTAACTACTACTGAACCCTCTAAAGAAGAAAGTGCACCTGAGTTAAGCCCGAAGGAAAAACAGTTCTTTGAAAATTACCTTAAAAGGCTCAAGTATATGATGGTTGTCAAAGAAGGTGCTACAGTTTCAGAATTTCAGAAACGATCAATCTTAACAAAAGGGAATGAGGTGCTTCTTAAGCAAGGCTATGATGTTATTCAGTATGACCAGCTTCTGAAAAATATAGAGGATCAGCGAGCCGCCTACGAAGCTGAAGTTGGTTCTTCTATGAGTATAACCCAATATATTGCACAAAAGTTAGGCGCCGATGTGTATGTAGAACTGGACTGTATTCCCCGATCTTCTACTGAAAATAGCCGTCATTATGGAGAGGCAAACTTTACAGCTAATATGTATGATCCTTCTACTGCAGAATTGCTAGGTTCAGTAACCTTTAGAACAGACCGTTCTATCAGTACTACATCCCAGGAAGATGCCCTTATTAATGCAATTACCGCAGGAACAGCCCAGCTCATGCCTCGAATTATCAGAGATTCTACCAATGTGTTGAGAAACCGCTATGCCAACGGTATTCGGTATCAGGTTATTATTCAAAGAACTACTGATTCAAGGGCGGTTGCAGCCTTCAGACGGAATTTACGGTCCCGGGTACGGGAAATCGTGATGGGACCCAGTGCGGCGGATCAAACTACCATGGATGTCTACCTTTTTGGTTCCCTTTCTGATTTAGAAGATGCCTGCTATAGCGCTTTCGAAAAAACCCCTGGGATGGAATCGGCTTACTGGGTCTACACTCGGGGAAAAACGATAACTTTTAATACCGGATCCTGATATTTTATTCTTACTGTGATATTGGTTATTATGGTACCTGGTAGGTACTTAAAAACTTACCCATTGTCGGTTAACACCCGATTCTAAGGAGGAGAAAGTGAAAAAGATTTATGTAGCTCTGACAGTTGCCCTGGTTGCACTTTCAGTTGCTGGCTGTGCAAGTAAACCCGCTGCTAAGGAACCACCCAAAGAACAAGTTCCTACAAAAGGACCAAATTATGTCGTAATTGATCATAAAACAATGGCTCTTGGCGGTGCTATTCCTGACTGGCTTGAAATTTACATGAATGGTGGTGGGCTACGAGATATCGAAGCCCTTCCGAAATACAAAGATGTTTTTGTATTTGTCGGCGAAGATTCTGGTACGAACCTGAACGCACTCCGCCAGTGGGCTACGGGATTCTCTGTTGCTCAAGATATGGCACGGCTCGTATCGACCCGTGTACAAGCCCGCTTCGCCGGTGCTGCTGCGGGTAGCCCTGATGATGAGTATGGCCGGTACTTTGAAAACGTCGTGAAAACCGCCTCTGATGCGACCTATTCAGGAGCCCGTAAAGAAGCAGATTTTTGGGTTCTGAAGCGATATTTCAAAGCAGATGGCAAGACCGTAGATCGGGAAGTATATGATTACTATGTTCTTGTTACTATCGATAAGGAGACCCTGAAAAAACAAATTGATAATGTTTTAAACGGTGTAAAAACCGACAAGCCACTCACCAAGGAACAACAGACTGCGGTAGACCGGGTAAAACAATCCTTCTATGAAGGGTTCTAATCTGAAAAATACTGTTTTATAGGTTCTGAGCGCCTCTAAAAACTCAGTTAGGTTTTTATAGAGGCGCCTTTAAGCTGTGGTAGACTTTTAAAAACTTACAGAGTTTTTAGAAGAGCCCATCTTAAATGGGCTAATGTAAAGGTTCTGTATGAGCCCCAGGGGCGGTACCATCCGGGAGGAGGGGCCGCCTGTTTTTTTAGGAAATATTATGAATAAGAAAGAAAGCAGCCTATTAGTACTTATCATGGCTTTGTTATTGGCAGCCTGTGCAGGCGGCCCCGCGGCCAAGACTGACCAGAGCAGTAACACTCCACCACCTGCATGGGCCCTAGAAACCCCTGGACCAAGTGGTGGATTCACCTATTTTGTGGGGTATGCAGACGGACCGGCAAATGGTGAGGTACAAGCCACAGAGGCTGCCACGGCAAGCCTTATTGCCGAAATCATGCGGTATATCGGTGTTACGATAACCGCTGAATCCTCTGCAACGGCTCGGTCTACACTGGACAGTTTCCAGGCAGATCTGGTACAGACGGTGAAGCAGACTTCATCTAACCGGGTAGCCGGATTCCAGATTGCTGAACGCTATGTTCAAAAAAAACCTAATGGAGTTACGGTCTATATTCTTGGTAAATATAACACTAAGGACCTGGAAGCGGAAAAGAAGCGGATCGCCGCTGTATTCCAGGAAAAGATTGATGCAGTGGCTGTTCCTGAAGCAAGGGGAAAGGAACTTCTTGCAGCAGGGGATGTGATTGGTGCAGTACGGCAGTTTATAGCCGCAGCATCAGCAGCATCAGGGGCAACTATAGAAAACGCGTCTATTAAGTTTGAACGGAATATCAATAATGCCAGAGAAGCGGTAGCTCTCATCAAACTAGAGAAATTAAACGACCGGCTCCAAGCGAGCCCAGGAGTTGCATTTAAAGAACCCTTCAGAGCCCGAATTTCAAGCAATGGGAAACCGATACCTCAGGCTCCCATCATCGTAGGCTATCAATCCAAGCTGGCCAATGGCCGGATGACCACGAAAACCGTAAAGGTTCTCGCAGGGCCCGATGGGGTCGTGGACTTTAACCATCCGTCTCCCGATTTTGTTGGTAAAGCGACCCTTACCATGAGACTCGACCTGTCAGCCGAAATGGAAGCCCTGTATAATGCAGGCGATACGTTTCAATCCCTTGTAGCAGGCTTGGAGGATGCTATTGCGGATAAACGGATAAGTTTTGAGTATACCATAGTTTCCCAGGCTAAAAACATTCCCATGGCAGTACTCATTGTAGATACCGACACTGGGGGGAATCTATCGATAGGAACCACAGGCTCGGCCTTACTCCAAACCCTGAGTTCCAATGGTTTTAAGGTATTGGTGGCACCGATGACCGCCGACCAAATAGCCGGTAAGGACGATTCAGCGATTTTGGCTGCTGCAAAGACAGCCCTTGCGGGTAAGGCGGAACGTTTTGCCTATGGCCTCAGCCGCGTGGTGTCCGTAAAGGATGATAAAACACAAAAAATTGTCACCGTTTCTGTGGAAGTTAAGGTGGTAGAGCTTGCAAGCGGCAGGATTCTCTATTCATCGGTAAAACAGGTACCTGGCCTCGGTAGTACTGAAAAGGAAGCCATGGAAGCAGCCCGGCGGCAGTTAGGTCAGAAAACCATTGGTGATGATCTTGCTGCAGCCCTGCCGTGATATTGGAACTGGTAGCAGCCCTGTCGTGACAATAAGGGTTGTAACTACCACGATATAAAAAGCAGCTGAAAAACAAAAGCCCCGGATGATGCCGGGGCTTTTGTTACATAGGAGCGACAACTAGGGATATATACTATAAGACCTTGCGGAGAAATTCTCTGGTTCGAGGGTTTTCTGGATTTCCGAAGATTTTATCTGGCGGGCCTTCTTCGGCAATGATACCGCTGTCCATAAAAAGAATACGTTTTCCCACTTCCCGGGCAAAGCGCATCTCATGAGTTACCACAATCATCGTCATACCTTCAGAAGCAAGATCTCGCATTACTTCGAGAACCTCTCCAACCATCTCAGGGTCCAAAGCACTGGTGGGTTCATCAAAGAGCATAACATCGGGCTGCATAGCCAGAGCCCTGACAATGGCAATACGCTGTTTTTGTCCTCCCGAAAGTTTTGGGGGAAATACCTGAGCCTTGTCAGTAAGTCCAACCCGTTTGAGGAGTTCCATAGCACGATTTTCTGCTTCTTCTTTGGTAAGCCCCCGCAGTTTAATTGGTGCCAGGGTAATGTTATCCAGAACATTCATGTGTGGAAAAAGGTTAAAGAGCTGGAACACCATTCCCATCTTACGCCGATGTAGATCCAGATCATGCCCCGCCCGAGTTATATCCACACCTTCGAAAATCACCTGACCGCTAGTAGGTGTCTCGAGCAGGTTAAGACAGCGGAGAAAGGTACTCTTCCCCGAACCAGAGGGTCCGATAATGACAGCCACATCGCCCTTCTCAAAACTGGTACTGATGCCCTTGAGGACTTCCAGAGAACCGAAACGTTTATACAAATCTATTGTTTTTATCAGTTCTTCGTTATGAGCGTTCACCGGAATGCATCCTCCTTTCAATATAAGCCAGCAGTTTGGAAAGCGGGAAGGTCATAAGGAAATACAGGAGCGCCGCAACCAGCAGGGGCTCAAAGGGCTGAAAGGTGTTTCCCCGAATGGTATCGGCTTTGTACATGAGCTCACCGATACCAATGATCGAAACAATAGAAGATTCCTTTATGACTACAACAAATTCATTTCCCAGAGCAGGAAGAATGTTTCGAATGGCCTGGGGAATAATGATATGCCGCATGGCCATACGATGAGGCATCCCGAGAGACCGGGCGGCTTCCATCTGTCCCTTATCAACAGCCTGAATACCAGCTCTGAATATTTCTGCCACATAGGCCCCTGAATTAAGGCCAAGGGTTATAACCCCTGACATGAAGTCGGAGAAATTAATCCCTAGTATAATCCCGATCCAGGGAATATCGGGGAAACGGATCCCTATAGTCTGAAGGCCATAATAAATAATAAAAAGCTGTACCAGGAGGGGGGTACCCCGGATAAACTCAATGTAA harbors:
- a CDS encoding DUF6175 family protein, which encodes MLKNRFWGPLITAFFVISCVSSPEPKAQQEEMPSASVPAPKSDARKRAQELITGEKMADEASTKSDNTPTETTKIGTEKPVLTTTEPSKEESAPELSPKEKQFFENYLKRLKYMMVVKEGATVSEFQKRSILTKGNEVLLKQGYDVIQYDQLLKNIEDQRAAYEAEVGSSMSITQYIAQKLGADVYVELDCIPRSSTENSRHYGEANFTANMYDPSTAELLGSVTFRTDRSISTTSQEDALINAITAGTAQLMPRIIRDSTNVLRNRYANGIRYQVIIQRTTDSRAVAAFRRNLRSRVREIVMGPSAADQTTMDVYLFGSLSDLEDACYSAFEKTPGMESAYWVYTRGKTITFNTGS
- a CDS encoding amino acid ABC transporter permease produces the protein MNFTFLGKYWQFYIVGAKNTILLAALAVIIGTAIGLFLSLLKLSSRKPLRFIATAYIEFIRGTPLLVQLFIIYYGLQTIGIRFPDIPWIGIILGINFSDFMSGVITLGLNSGAYVAEIFRAGIQAVDKGQMEAARSLGMPHRMAMRHIIIPQAIRNILPALGNEFVVVIKESSIVSIIGIGELMYKADTIRGNTFQPFEPLLVAALLYFLMTFPLSKLLAYIERRMHSGERS